A region of Sandaracinaceae bacterium DNA encodes the following proteins:
- a CDS encoding DbpA RNA binding domain-containing protein gives MSWGEEKGADVRRLLAILCRKGDVTSQDIGEIRVQARSSAVDVHASVAEQFERNATRAGSTRSAGRWERRRRCEGASLAASARSAEGARQGVVARPRTCCPRNRGRRAPAQRSDYRARAAQWPSRAALRSGRRSRCAGRSLALRSGRRVRATRVCEPRARTTSGAGVVGLGLSGGASRRTCSLPDPSRSRARGVRVHGVGGATPPAGRRRPRTPAWRGRRDHAATRGSGRSRRPPHVRSRS, from the coding sequence GTGAGCTGGGGCGAAGAGAAGGGGGCCGACGTGCGGCGTCTGCTCGCCATCCTCTGCCGCAAGGGGGACGTCACCAGCCAGGACATCGGCGAGATCCGTGTCCAGGCACGCAGCAGCGCGGTGGACGTGCACGCGTCGGTGGCCGAACAGTTCGAGCGCAACGCCACCCGCGCCGGATCGACGCGCAGCGCTGGGCGCTGGGAGCGACGGCGGCGCTGCGAAGGCGCCAGCCTCGCAGCAAGCGCAAGGTCGGCTGAAGGCGCACGTCAAGGCGTCGTGGCGCGCCCGCGCACCTGCTGCCCACGGAACCGGGGGCGTCGCGCGCCCGCGCAGCGCAGTGACTATCGCGCTCGCGCTGCGCAGTGGCCGTCGCGCGCCGCGCTGCGCAGTGGCCGTCGCTCGCGCTGCGCAGGCCGGTCGCTCGCGCTGCGCAGTGGCCGTCGCGTTCGCGCGACGAGGGTCTGCGAACCCCGCGCTCGCACGACGTCGGGTGCTGGCGTCGTGGGGCTTGGCCTCAGCGGCGGGGCCTCTCGTCGGACGTGCTCGCTCCCTGATCCGTCGCGCTCCCGCGCGCGCGGCGTTCGCGTGCACGGCGTCGGAGGCGCAACACCACCTGCAGGCCGACGGCGCCCACGCACACCAGCGTGGCGTGGACGACGTGATCACGCAGCCACACGAGGAAGCGGTCGGTCACGTCGCCCACCTCACGTCCGAAGTAGAAGCTGA
- a CDS encoding outer membrane protein transport protein, producing MVRPIRTLGPLLGVLLTLGFVGRASATPGDTLGFGTRNINLAGAVTADVEDVGGNYYNPAGIVRGPGLRLTLSYVSMNSALEINGRDSNVERMSGITLGIVAPLRIGDFRFGFGVGVHLPDQRLSRTRSTIQSRPRWERYDTRPHKVYLSTNIAFRPIDWLLIGAGITFQSPSDLQLVIDGSADLFRVSSTRLRHQFEGDLTSTRYPQLGAQIIASDSLSFGISWRGALTLRNKLSATVDGDVVVGTVMAPLDFSLVSDSVSTYMPQQLTLGVAARPVERLRVSMDLTWMDWSKHPSLIPTEVITLEIDLSQLPVMLDIPEEIGGRSPIPMNMHDTLVPRVGIEFDAFRNDRMLFQTRLGYVYEGTPFPLQRGATNFVDSDRHTISLGAGLRLTDLEPTIPGYLQLDAYFQYAYLPTRYHQKDSLVDPVGDYRAGGQQYGFGLSLEVVFE from the coding sequence ATGGTGAGACCCATCAGGACCCTCGGCCCCCTGCTCGGCGTGTTGCTCACGCTCGGCTTCGTCGGTCGCGCAAGCGCGACGCCCGGTGACACGCTGGGCTTCGGGACGCGCAACATCAACCTCGCGGGCGCCGTCACCGCGGACGTCGAGGACGTGGGCGGCAACTACTACAACCCCGCAGGCATCGTCCGCGGGCCCGGGCTACGCCTGACGCTCAGCTACGTGTCCATGAACTCCGCGCTCGAGATCAACGGACGAGACAGCAACGTCGAGCGCATGAGCGGCATCACCCTGGGCATCGTCGCGCCGCTGCGCATCGGCGACTTCCGCTTTGGCTTCGGTGTCGGCGTCCACCTGCCGGACCAGCGCCTGAGTCGTACGCGCTCCACCATCCAGTCCCGCCCGCGCTGGGAGCGCTACGACACGCGGCCCCACAAGGTCTATCTGTCCACCAACATCGCCTTCCGGCCCATCGACTGGCTCTTGATCGGCGCGGGCATCACCTTCCAGTCCCCATCGGACCTGCAGCTCGTGATCGACGGCAGCGCCGACCTGTTCCGCGTCTCGAGCACGCGCCTGCGGCACCAGTTCGAGGGTGACCTGACCAGCACGCGCTATCCGCAACTGGGCGCCCAGATCATCGCGTCGGACAGCCTCTCGTTCGGCATCTCGTGGCGCGGCGCGCTCACCCTGCGCAACAAGCTCTCGGCGACGGTGGACGGAGACGTCGTGGTGGGCACGGTGATGGCGCCGCTCGACTTCTCGCTGGTGAGCGACAGCGTGAGCACCTACATGCCCCAGCAGCTGACGCTGGGCGTGGCCGCGCGCCCCGTCGAGCGCCTGCGCGTGAGCATGGACCTCACCTGGATGGACTGGTCCAAGCACCCGAGCCTGATCCCGACCGAGGTCATCACGCTGGAGATCGATCTTTCGCAGCTCCCGGTGATGCTCGACATCCCCGAGGAGATCGGCGGTCGCTCGCCCATCCCGATGAACATGCACGACACCCTCGTCCCGCGCGTCGGCATCGAGTTCGACGCGTTCCGAAACGACCGCATGCTGTTCCAGACCCGGCTCGGGTACGTGTACGAGGGCACGCCCTTCCCCCTCCAGCGCGGGGCCACCAACTTCGTGGACTCGGACCGCCACACGATCTCGCTCGGGGCGGGACTGCGCCTGACCGATCTCGAGCCGACCATCCCGGGCTACCTACAGCTGGACGCGTATTTTCAGTACGCGTACCTTCCCACGCGCTACCACCAGAAAGACAGCCTGGTGGACCCCGTCGGTGACTACCGCGCGGGTGGGCAGCAGTACGGCTTCGGGCTCAGCCTCGAGGTGGTGTTCGAATGA
- a CDS encoding TetR family transcriptional regulator has translation MNSEVQREGHDEDPQGLRERKKVQTREALVHAARDLFLERGFDSVTVDEIAQMANVSRRTFFRYFATKEAAAFPNRDRWLEQFHALTAQRAGEPAYQTVRRALLGMAGAFMEHRDAMIAQHRIANAATSLIAYQRDVDRVWADVIADALRHEHGGRESRLIAAAMMGVIRATLDEWFAQGALGDLLEMGTEALELVERGVLHGTRAVG, from the coding sequence ATGAACTCCGAGGTTCAGCGCGAGGGCCACGACGAGGACCCCCAGGGGCTGCGCGAACGCAAGAAGGTGCAGACCCGCGAGGCGCTGGTCCACGCGGCGCGCGACCTCTTCCTGGAGCGCGGCTTCGACAGCGTGACGGTGGATGAGATCGCGCAGATGGCGAACGTCTCCCGACGCACGTTCTTCCGCTACTTCGCGACCAAGGAGGCCGCCGCCTTTCCGAACCGCGACCGTTGGCTGGAGCAGTTCCATGCGCTCACGGCACAGCGCGCAGGGGAGCCCGCGTACCAGACGGTGCGCCGCGCGCTCCTGGGGATGGCGGGGGCGTTCATGGAGCACCGTGACGCGATGATCGCGCAGCACCGCATCGCCAACGCCGCCACCTCGCTGATCGCGTACCAGCGCGACGTGGACCGAGTGTGGGCCGACGTGATCGCCGACGCGCTGCGGCACGAGCATGGGGGCCGCGAGTCACGGCTCATCGCGGCCGCCATGATGGGCGTGATCCGCGCGACGCTCGACGAGTGGTTCGCGCAAGGAGCCCTAGGCGACCTCCTCGAGATGGGCACCGAGGCGCTCGAGCTGGTGGAGCGCGGCGTGCTGCACGGCACGCGAGCGGTCGGATAG
- a CDS encoding NADP-dependent isocitrate dehydrogenase, whose product MTDKPTILYTFTDEAPALATYSLLPILQAFAAPAGVAIETRDISLAARILAVFPERLTDAQKTPDALAELGKLVVLPEANVIKLPNISASMPQLKAAIAELQADGYDIPNYPDAPSTDEEKQAKARYDKVKGSAVNPVLREGNSDRRAPRAVKDFARKNPHSMGKWTASSASHVATMSAGDFRNNEQSTTLSAATTARIEHVASDGTVTVLKDKVALQAGEILDGTVMRRDELVAFLDAQVEDARATGVLFSLHMKATMMKVSDPIIFGHAVRAYFKDLFNKHGATFDKLGVDTKNGFGDVVAKIATLPEAERATIEADIAATYTKGPSIAMVDSDRGITNLHVPSDVIVDASMPAMIRTSGQMWNAAGKLQDTKCVIPDSSYAGVYAAVFDDCKAHGAFDPATMGSVSNVGLMAQAAEEYGSHDKTFEIKAAGTVRVVTAEGATLIEHTVNEGDIWRACQVKDAPVRDWVKLAVRRARATSTPAVFWLDADRPHDAQVIAKVKAYLAEEDTTGLELPILAPAEATKFSLARVRAGQDTVSVTGNVLRDYLTDLFPILELGTSAKMLSIVPLMNGGGLFETGAGGSAPKHVQQFTKEGHLRWDSLGEFLAMAVSFEHLSETQNNPRAKVLADTLDAGTSKYLSSNKEPSRKVNELDNRGSHFYLALYWAEALAAQDDDAELKARFAPVAKALADNEATIVAELNGAQGSPVDIGGYYAPTPALAAKAMRPSGTLNAIIDAV is encoded by the coding sequence ATGACCGACAAGCCGACGATCCTCTACACGTTCACCGACGAGGCCCCCGCCCTCGCGACCTACTCCCTCCTGCCCATCCTCCAGGCCTTCGCGGCGCCCGCCGGGGTGGCCATCGAGACCCGCGACATCTCGCTCGCAGCGCGCATCCTGGCCGTCTTCCCCGAGCGGTTGACCGACGCGCAGAAGACCCCGGACGCGCTGGCCGAGCTGGGCAAGCTGGTGGTGCTGCCCGAGGCCAACGTCATCAAGTTGCCGAACATCAGCGCGTCGATGCCGCAGCTGAAGGCCGCCATCGCCGAGCTGCAGGCCGACGGCTACGACATCCCGAACTACCCGGACGCGCCCAGCACGGACGAAGAGAAGCAGGCCAAGGCCCGCTACGACAAGGTCAAGGGCAGCGCGGTGAACCCCGTGCTGCGCGAGGGCAACTCCGACCGCCGCGCACCGCGGGCAGTGAAGGACTTCGCCCGCAAGAACCCGCACTCGATGGGCAAGTGGACGGCCAGCTCGGCCTCGCACGTGGCCACCATGAGCGCCGGCGACTTCCGGAACAACGAGCAGTCCACCACGCTGAGCGCCGCGACCACCGCGCGCATCGAGCACGTCGCGTCCGACGGAACCGTGACAGTCCTGAAGGACAAGGTGGCGCTGCAGGCGGGCGAGATCCTGGACGGCACCGTCATGCGCCGCGATGAGCTGGTGGCGTTCCTGGACGCGCAGGTGGAGGATGCCCGCGCGACGGGTGTGCTCTTCTCGCTGCACATGAAGGCCACCATGATGAAGGTCTCCGACCCGATCATCTTCGGCCACGCGGTGCGTGCGTACTTCAAGGACCTGTTCAACAAGCACGGCGCCACCTTCGACAAGCTCGGTGTGGACACGAAGAACGGCTTCGGCGACGTCGTCGCGAAGATCGCCACGCTGCCCGAGGCCGAGCGTGCCACCATCGAGGCGGACATCGCCGCCACGTACACCAAGGGCCCGAGCATCGCGATGGTGGACTCCGACCGGGGCATCACCAACCTGCACGTCCCGAGCGACGTCATCGTCGACGCGTCCATGCCAGCCATGATCCGGACGTCGGGCCAGATGTGGAACGCGGCGGGCAAGCTGCAGGACACCAAGTGCGTCATCCCGGACAGCAGCTACGCGGGCGTGTACGCGGCGGTCTTCGACGACTGCAAGGCCCACGGAGCTTTCGACCCCGCCACGATGGGCAGCGTCTCGAACGTGGGCTTGATGGCGCAGGCCGCCGAGGAGTACGGCTCGCACGACAAGACCTTCGAGATCAAGGCGGCTGGCACCGTGCGCGTGGTCACCGCCGAGGGCGCGACGCTGATCGAGCACACGGTGAACGAGGGCGACATCTGGCGCGCCTGCCAGGTGAAGGACGCGCCCGTGCGCGACTGGGTCAAGCTGGCCGTGCGGCGTGCCCGCGCCACGAGCACGCCGGCCGTCTTCTGGCTGGACGCCGACCGCCCGCACGACGCGCAGGTCATCGCCAAGGTGAAGGCCTACCTGGCGGAGGAAGACACCACGGGCCTCGAGCTGCCGATCCTGGCCCCGGCCGAGGCCACCAAATTCTCGCTCGCGCGCGTGCGCGCCGGCCAGGACACAGTGTCGGTCACCGGCAACGTGCTGCGCGACTACCTGACGGACCTGTTCCCCATCCTCGAGCTGGGCACCAGCGCCAAGATGCTGTCCATCGTCCCGCTCATGAACGGCGGCGGGCTGTTCGAGACGGGCGCGGGTGGCTCGGCCCCCAAGCACGTGCAGCAGTTCACCAAGGAGGGCCACCTGCGCTGGGACTCGCTGGGTGAGTTCCTGGCCATGGCCGTGTCTTTCGAGCACCTGAGCGAGACGCAGAACAACCCGCGCGCCAAGGTCTTGGCCGACACGCTGGACGCTGGCACCAGCAAGTACCTCAGCTCCAACAAGGAGCCCTCGCGCAAGGTGAACGAGCTCGACAACCGTGGCAGCCATTTCTACCTCGCGCTCTACTGGGCCGAGGCGCTGGCGGCGCAGGACGACGACGCCGAGCTCAAGGCACGCTTCGCCCCCGTGGCGAAGGCCCTCGCCGACAACGAAGCCACCATCGTGGCCGAGCTGAACGGCGCGCAGGGGTCCCCTGTGGACATCGGCGGCTACTACGCGCCCACGCCGGCGCTGGCGGCCAAGGCCATGCGCCCGAGCGGCACGCTGAACGCCATCATCGACGCGGTCTGA
- the infA gene encoding translation initiation factor IF-1, with product MANRNSGRGGGRRGRGRPSFGEPEEEKRDDHVKLEGTISQVFAGGQFEVTTDAGAQVRAQLCGRMRKFRIRVILGDRVTVALSPYDLTHGMIVFRAK from the coding sequence TTGGCGAATAGGAACAGCGGGCGAGGTGGTGGACGGCGCGGCAGAGGCCGCCCCTCCTTCGGCGAGCCCGAAGAAGAGAAGCGGGACGATCACGTCAAGCTCGAGGGCACCATCAGCCAGGTGTTCGCGGGCGGGCAGTTCGAGGTCACCACCGACGCGGGCGCGCAGGTTCGCGCCCAGCTCTGCGGGCGGATGCGCAAGTTCCGCATCCGCGTCATCCTGGGGGACCGCGTGACGGTGGCCCTCTCGCCGTACGATCTCACGCACGGCATGATCGTCTTCCGCGCGAAGTAG
- a CDS encoding phytanoyl-CoA dioxygenase family protein has product MTTTATPVTTAQATTPSLSALDPHPPAASAIAGSSSKHLPGPQVFEDEAPPLDESDLLTLPPVDARKLASELPLGTRFQLRDIITPVQYAFLQLNGCIVFARVATPEEVARVLDEVDQVEAKLLREGIETVCGVPVWFGTGADGKPFLQRMGFSSFYSEWLEAFVTDARFEPIRRLIGEDARIGTREKDGVVFNRYINLPGSLRPDLGWHTDALRDVFYNREMPGPMLNVGLHFDRIRPSDGGLRVIPRTHTQSALDTVFHKVHFVSNDDDPREVMIETWPGDLTVHDGRMWHRVKGSPYDGARSLRRSMYVPYVVDSYQPKDAGTATNAYMKVFDGIMKVRGAVAKRRQQQARR; this is encoded by the coding sequence ATGACCACCACCGCCACGCCAGTCACCACGGCCCAGGCCACCACGCCATCCCTCTCCGCGCTCGACCCACACCCCCCCGCGGCCAGCGCGATCGCGGGCTCGTCGTCCAAGCACCTCCCGGGCCCCCAGGTGTTCGAGGACGAGGCACCCCCACTCGATGAGTCGGACCTGCTGACGCTCCCCCCCGTGGACGCGCGCAAGCTGGCGAGCGAGCTGCCGCTCGGCACTCGGTTTCAGCTGCGCGACATCATCACGCCGGTCCAGTACGCGTTCCTGCAGCTGAACGGCTGCATCGTGTTTGCGCGCGTGGCCACGCCCGAGGAGGTGGCGCGCGTGCTCGACGAGGTGGATCAGGTGGAGGCCAAGCTGCTGCGCGAGGGCATCGAGACCGTCTGTGGGGTGCCGGTGTGGTTCGGCACGGGCGCGGACGGGAAGCCGTTCCTGCAGCGCATGGGCTTCTCGTCGTTCTACTCCGAGTGGCTGGAGGCCTTCGTCACCGACGCGCGCTTCGAGCCCATCCGGCGACTGATCGGTGAGGACGCACGCATCGGCACACGCGAGAAGGATGGCGTTGTCTTCAACCGCTACATCAACCTACCGGGAAGCCTGCGCCCCGATCTGGGGTGGCACACCGACGCGCTGCGTGACGTGTTCTACAACCGCGAGATGCCGGGGCCCATGCTGAACGTGGGGCTGCACTTCGACCGCATCCGTCCATCCGACGGCGGCTTGCGCGTGATCCCCCGGACGCACACGCAGAGCGCGTTGGACACGGTCTTCCACAAGGTGCACTTCGTGAGCAACGACGACGACCCGCGCGAGGTCATGATCGAGACCTGGCCGGGGGACCTCACGGTGCACGACGGACGCATGTGGCATCGCGTCAAGGGCTCACCCTACGACGGCGCGCGCAGCCTGCGCCGCAGCATGTACGTGCCCTACGTGGTGGACAGCTACCAACCCAAGGACGCCGGGACGGCCACGAACGCCTACATGAAGGTCTTCGACGGGATCATGAAGGTGCGTGGCGCCGTCGCGAAGCGTCGGCAGCAGCAAGCCCGTCGTTGA